Within the Anguilla anguilla isolate fAngAng1 chromosome 19, fAngAng1.pri, whole genome shotgun sequence genome, the region AAtcacactgcactcacagagCATAATCACTCACAGAGCATAAtcacactgcactcacagagCATAATCACACTGCATTCACAGAGCATAATCACTCACAGAGCATAAtcacactgcactcacagagCATAATCACTCACAGTGCATAATCACACTGCATTCACAGACTAATCACTCACAGAGCATAACCACAGTGTTCATTAACACTGAACTGACGGAGATTAGTCAGGCTGCTCATTTAACACCGCCCGTCGCCCAAGGGATCAGCAGTATTCATATGTGTACCGTACAATCTCCACAGGGGGACGCCATTGCGACAGTACAAGCAGAACCGCACATCACGACAGCAACAATGGCATCTTTATACATACACCTGTTTGGTCCGGCTGAGCCCGCATCATTGGCCAGTAATACATCACTAAGTCCAAAGTCACATTCTGGATTCCAGAGAGGGGACCACAGCAACAGGGCCGAAGCTGCCGCTCGCCAAACCGCTCGACCGCAGCCCTCCGGTCAAAAGCCCGACCAATCCGCTTCCAAATCCCCCCTCAGAATCCCGACCGCGCCCCGCGCCCGGACCCGGGCGACGACCGCGGCGTTCCGCAGCCCCGGCGAAGAGGGCGGCCCCGCGGGAGTCGCTACGGAAACCGAGCGTGAAACCGcgtcctccccccctccccccctccccccccccccccccccccaataaaaaaagcatgaaatacAAGCGCAATCACGAGATCGGCTGGCTGATTTCACGCGCGCGGATATTCTGTTACGGCAGGTGATTCGCGTGCGATGAGACGATCTGCGCGCGCAAAGCCTTCTGATTTACGAGCGGCCGCagctgcctctcctcctctctccccctttccccccgctCCTGCTCTTCCGggacccccctgcacccccgaGTCGGAGAGGGCCGAGGTACTCACCTTTCTTTGTGGGCTCGGGCATTTCTGAGCGTTGTCCTCCGggctgtggagggagggggcggtgagagggtggggggggggggggtccgggcGGGCACGCGGGTTTGTTTGACcgtttgaagggggggggggaaacgcgCGGGTGGGAACGGGAACGGGGCCGGTACTCTGGGGTCGGGGGAGACGCGCCCCTGGTTTTTATAAGAAGGGGCTTGCTCCTCCCCCCTTGCCAAACAATGTGGTCCCACAGCACTCCCACCCAacacactccaccccccaccccccaccccccccccttcacacacTTGATATTAATCCACCGAACTGAAGGATTTATTGGGAGGAACGGGGAGGGGTGGCAGTGTCGGGGGACCCTCCTTTTTGAAATGTGGATGGTCGTCACGGGGTGAGGGCTGGGATCATGTGTCCCCTGCTTTTATCCCCCAGGATTAGCTGAGGCGCTTTGGCGACAGCGTCGGGAACGGCTGTCTCACGGGCACAGAGGGGAGGCGCGGGGAGGCGAGGGGAGGCGTGGGGAGCCGTGGGGAGGCGTGGGGAGGCAAGGGGAGGCGCGGGGAGGCGAGGGGAGGCGTGGGGAGCCGTGGGGAGGCGAGGGGAGGCGTGGGGAGGCGTGGGGAGGCGAGGGGAGGCGTGGGGAGGCGTGGGGAGCCGTGGGGAGGCGAGGGAAGGTGTGGGGAGGCGTGGGGAGGCGCGGGGAGGCGCGGGGAGGCGAGGGAAGGTGTGGGGAGGCGTGGGGAGCCGTGGGGAGGCGTGGGGAGGcgaggggaggtgaggggaggcgtggggaggcgaggggaggtgaggggaggcGTGGGGAGGCGAGGGGAGGCAAGGGAAGGCAAGGGAAGGTGtgaggaggtgaggggaggcATGGGGAGGCGAGGGAAGGCAAGGGAAGGTGtgaggaggtgaggggaggcGAGGGAAGGCAAGGGAAGGTGtgaggaggtgaggggaggcGAGGAGGGGCATTCCCCGGCACCCCGACTTCGTCGCCGAACGTCGGCCGCGACATCGTCACGGCAACCGCTCCCCGACGAACCGCCCCGGCCGTCAAATCGCGATGTCAGCACagtgtcgccccccccccccccgaagaaGGCCGTGGGGTAAGCGCGGTGCAAATCGGGGGGATCCCGGGGCCCTAATCCCAGAAGGCCATAGCGTCCGCTGGTTTTTCGGCGTGTTTCGGCGATTAAGGGCTCAGTTTGACCCGCGGGCACCGCGGGGGGCCGCTGGAGTTTGACATCTCAAGTGTAAACAATGACACGGTTACAACGCCCGGGTCCCGCCGAAGGCAACAGATGCCGCGGCCGCAAGATGGCCACAGACAGACTAGCGGCGCTAGCACCAGCCAGGCTCATTTTGGTCCGGGTCCCATTTGTCATTTCCATCGTGCCAGTTCTGTTTTAACTCGTATAAAAACCTGCCGctgtccctggggggggggggggggggggggggggggctggccttGATGCAACAGGGCGGCTGAGGGAAGTCACTGACAGGAATCTAGCCCTCAAACATCCACGGAAGCCGTCGTGCTCCATTCTTTCTGTGGTGCTCGCTGTACTGTGGCACGtaccggggggggggccagCGCTCCTGTCTTTGACCACGTCGGTCTCGAGTCACACGTACCACAGGTaacctctttttaaaaacagtgtttaaaaataatttgaaattttgtcattttgcaaaataataataatgggggTAATGAACGTACATAGATTATCTGGGAGCAGAACGTCGTTGCGCCAGCTGCTTTGAGGTTTCGTCAGAAGCGTCTCTGAGTATCTAAAACATCCCTCATTGCATGCAAAAGGGGCCTGGGCCAACTGAGAACACACACTAAACCTgaaattatactttttaaaaacccaggaagtgaactatcactttaaaattgttttttatttttgtatgtagttttttttttgtaaaactacCATGACCCCTTGCCggaaaacagaatatttttatagaAAGAGCTGCAGTAAGGAGACGGCGATGTCCACTTAGCGACATCCAAATTTAGCGGCACTGGGTCTGAATCTTTGCTCGCGCACAAAGATGCATCGGTAATCCATCCAAGATCCTTTCTGCGCGTATGCACCCCAGTTACACCTGCGCTGGACAGTATTCCCTGGGTAATGGTTTTTCGGGATGAACGCAGACACAGCAAGCCTGCCGAGGCACGTTATCACACACATTCtccaggaagggggggggggggggggggggctggggagaaTGGAGCACGTGGCCTTTCCTGGTAGCTGACCCCCAGGGCTGTGACAGCCCCATATATAACTCAGCTCTGGCTGCAGGAATAAAGGGAAAGGCTCAGGACTGATCATGTGGGCCTGTCACAACGCCACACAAGACCATTGAGGAGTGTTTGCGCTGCTCAAGGGCTTGCATCACCCAGCAGTTTTAGCCATGAGGTCACTGGCAGGAAATAGACGAGGAACCCCTCTGAAGTTCTGCggcaccccctgctggtagaCAGTGAGAGTAATACAGGGGGTTGtcggttttatttttatggtaaTTTATTGATGGGTACTGTATTTACGGGGCTTTGTcatgttgttgaagtgatttaGCAACGGCAGCCGTCTCCGTTCGCATGAATAAATCCTGTTCGAATTCTCAGGCAGAGGGAATGTTGAgtgaacacaaacactgacaggtTCTACTCAGTACTCTCAGGAAGCGCTCGCAgatatgacctctgacctttttaGAACGTGACCAAAGAATAACTGAAATTTCTTACTAGGTTTCGAGGGACAATTTGTATTCAGGGGATTGAAATTTTAGACAAGTTTAGAAATCATATTGAATCATATTTACATGTGAAGCCTGTGTGTCATTGGTCATCTACTTTGACCCTTTCATTTAATTACACTTTACACTTTGACACAgataattttaaattatttattgattgcaCTCATATAATAATGTCTCTGATAAATATTTGCAAGTGTGTGGTCGTGTGTAATAATGTATCATTggctataaaaaaatatataacattttttaatatcagttttaaaaaatgatttgatgAATGTCTCTGCTATACATTTGAGTAATATGTGCATATGACATTAGGCTACAGTAACTGACAGGTTAGCAAAGAATATCTCATTAGTCTTGTGATTAGGATAGAAAAGGGAAAGGATCCTTATCTCTACACTGAATTAGAGCACCTGTAATCTCAAAAGAATCTTTTCCCTGAACCGAGCGTGGAAACATCTCTGctttcacatacacatacctcCTGGGCCATTCTGCAATCTTTAAATTACACAGAGGCTACGCGAAATAAATACACGCAGCTGGTGTTGTGAAGTGTGTCAGTAACACCAGAGGCAGCTAGGACTTTTGATTAGCTTTACCTAATGGAAAATAGCTAAGTAAAGTGTCTATTTCAGacacatatttttgtttatattacCGCAATTGGCATCGTTTGGGGATAACGTAAACAAGGTATAATAAATCATACATTCAGGTCTTCAGCCTGACAGCTTCaccacaaaatgttcagtgagcagtaatatggaataaaaataGCAATTGATTTGCTTTTCAAAGCAGGTGCTGGACAAATAACAAGGTTGCATGCAGATAAAGTCACCTCTAAGAGGTCGTGCTGGATATCAAGCTTCATTATCAACTAATTTAAACGACctgtatttaaaaaacccaagaaaatgaaggaaaaccCGAAGATATTTTGGGAGCAAGAAATGTGGGACTTTTTCACGCTGAAAAATACGAGCTCGACGAAAATACGAATATTACAAgtttgaaaacatacatacattatacaaATGAACAACACACATTGCGAAGAAACTGAAGATAATCTCACtacagtttattattttggatGGAAATTAATGCTGGGGAGAGAAATGACCGTTATCAGTTGGCCGGGCGCTGTGGTGAAAACTGAGATGGTTCACGTGATTGGGTTACGTAGTCTATTGCGgaagtaaatatttattatggAAAAAGCACATTCCttcatacatattattattattattatttttattagagaACTTGTTGTTTGTAATTTTTATGTGTACACAAACTATAAGAAGAATAAACTTAAATATGATTATAAAAGAGACGTGTTGTAGCTTTAAGCATGAGAATTACATTGGAATCTGAAGGTCGTGGACAAACAGACAATTTTTTTGTAGTCAATGACACGTCACTCGGACCCAAAATTCCGTAACGCTGAACGATTAAAACTCAGAATTAGCATTTATCTACAAATATGGGTAAGGCTGTCAGTATGATTTTACGCCAGCGATATAATGGTCATTTATCTTGCCGTGTAACTTAATTATAGTTTTTGATGTAAGCGTTTCTGTCTGTATAGCTAGATAGTTGTCTGTCTAGCTAAAAGGTGGCTATACTGTCGGTTTTCCCAAAAACGGAGTGCTTAATGTTTTTTGGTGGTAAATGTTGACTAGGCAGTGAACCTACATGTCGGAGGGTTAGCAACCCAACTGATGCTAGTCTGCTCGATTCCTCGTAATGTTGACGTTTGTCACAATTTGAACCAGGGTCCAGTAAGCGAGTTTAGTGTTGTGAAAGCAGAGCGATATATGCGCAAGAATTTTATGATGTTCATTTATCATCCTGATTGCTTTGGGTGTAATTGTTGTGGTCCTCTTGAATTCGCGTTGCGGTCTGAAAGCATTAAACAGCAAATCAGTATATACCATAGACAGTAAAAGACAAGTGCATGCTGGTGTACTTCATATATACAGTGAGTTACTGTGTTACGGTACCTGACTGacttcaaaatgtaacattgaATGACTTCCAAGTGGGGAGAACATCCAGTTCACTTTGAAGTGAGGTGACTGATTACCTCTTTGCAGGGGGGATTTTCTCCAGTTTGTTCTCCGGGCTTTTTGGGACCCGAGAGATGAGGATATTGATTTTGGGACTGGATGGTGCCGGGAAGACCACCATCCTTTATCGCCTACAGGTCGGGGAGGTTGTCACCACCATCCCAAGTATGTATTAGTTCAACCAGGCCCAGCTTTGGAAGTGGGGGGAACCTGAGCAGGCTCCCCAAGTTCACAGCTGTCCCATcaatcccacccccccgccccattttCCTGTCTCCAATGGCACACTGTTCAACTACCATGCAGCCCAAATCTATGCACTAGTAAATACAGCACCATTAGCATTGCAGCTGTTTCAGGTTGATTCTGGTGCAAGGGGTTTGTCTTTTTCTAACAGTTCTCAGTACACCCTCCACTGTCTTCAAAACGCCAGGCACACTTCTCATTGTTATCAATCTTCCTTCAGTTCTGTGAATCCCTGCTGGTGTtctgtcatttgtatttttaagcccataatgtttctttttgttttcccagCAATCGGTTTCAATGTAGAAACGGTGACGTACAAGAACTTGAAATTCCAGGTGTGGGATCTTGGTGGACAAACCAGCATCAGGTGGAGTAGCATTCCTGGTCAGGGAGCTGTGTTGCTATGAgaatgtgttgtgctgtgctatATGTTACATTGCAATAacggaggatgggctccccctctgtggccgggttcctcctgagatttcttcccattggcgATTTTTTTCTCGCCACCGTTTGAGTATTTTCCTTTCCACgaggaaggttttttttggtcGTTTTTTATTAAGCTCATGCCTGGTTTTTTCCCAACTTCCTCTGCGAAGCATCTTTGTCACAGTGTCTGTCTAAAAAgagctatacaaataaagctgaattgaattgagtttAACAATAATTTCACGCGGGTATCATTTTACACAATGCAGCTGCCCATAGgatgaaatgttctgttttctgcTCAAAGTCGGTGTGTATCTGTATGCCCGTGTAAGTAGCTTTGGTAGCTTGGCCACACTTCACCCTTGTCAGGGTTTAATTTCATGCAACATGCAGCGTCTGGCATCATTTTTTGTCTGCCCAATACGCCCACCTTGTACAGCTCtctgatgctctctctctctctttcctttcctcttttaCTTTTCCCCCTCCCTGCATCCCTTCCTCCCATGATTTCTTCAGGCCCTACTGGCGTTGCTACTACTCAAACACGGATGCCGTGATCTACGTGGTGGACAGCAGTGACAGGGATAGGATGGGAATCTCCAAGTCTGAGCTGGTGGCTATGCTGGAGGTGGGGTTACTACAGTTGGGTTATTTAAAGTGTGGGTGTGGCATATGAAACTGTGGGTGGCACTAATGCAGCTGACAGTGGGGTTTGTGGAGCCAAAGGTCGGATTCAATAAAATGTGGGTGTAGCTTATGGAACCTGAGGTGGAGCTAGGAATGTAGGGTGCTGAATTTTTAGTGGGTGTGCCTGGGCTGTGACCGGAGGAAAtgagtaaatggtaaatggtaaatggactgcatttatatagcgcttttatccaaagcactttacaattgatgcctctcattcgccagagcagttaggggttaggtgtcttgctcaaggacacttcgacatgcccagggcggggtttgaactggcaaccctccgactgccagacaatcagtcttacctcctgagctatgtcgcccgtGAGTgacatgtaggctataagaATTGGTGTCATCAAACCGTACACACTCACCCTTTCAGCAGCCATGGTAACAGCACTGTGCAACCAGGCATTCAATGCAAGGCTGTATTAGTGTACAAAGCAGTTTGACCAGTGTGACCAGTGGAACTGGAGGCGGTGCCAGCTGTGATGATGTAAcagttggggttggagcttgtGGAACCGCGGGCTGGGCTCGCAAGCTGACTCTTGTTTGTGGtgcgcaggaggaggagctgaagaaggCCATTCTGGTGGTGTTCGCCAACAAGCAAGACATGGAGCAGGCCATGACTCCCACGGAAGTGGCCAACTCCCTGGGCCTGCCCGCCCTcaaggacaggaagtggcagatCTTCAAGACGTCAGCGACCAAAGGCACGGGGCTGGACGAGGCCATGGAGTGGTAAGCGCAACTCGCTAAAGAACAGTATCTCCTGATTATGCACCGCGGGTTTCATAATGTGCAGGTTGTGTCCAAACTCATTTTGCACATgtagggcctgatttactgagGCATTTAGCATGTGcgaaaaccttttagcacacgcaaaaccaataacatggccagtgattggtcatggtatttttttgcaccaatcattgattgcattattagttttatatgcgctaaaaggttttgcatgtgctcAAAGGTTTTCCACATGctgaaggtcttagtaaatcaggctcTTAGACATTTAGCGGATGTTCTTTTCCAGAGCAAATTGCGTAGCTTGAAGCTATGTGTGTAGCTGGATATTTTggtgaagcaattcaggttaagcattTTGCTCAAGGTTACAACAGCCACGCTCCGTCTGGAAGCCATCTTGCAAACTATGGGTTACAAGCCAGGTGCCCTAACCATTATAagccatttgtgtgtgttgtgcattaACCATACTGTCTTCTCTTTCCTTGTAGGCTTGTTGAGTCCTTGAAGAGCAGGCAATAAGCATGATTCTGatcttaaacccccccccccccatgtaaaTATTCCTGATTGAGCCCCCAGTCATGGTTCAAgaccatcccccctccccattttgGTGGCAGCTTCACACCCCTACGCTTCCccaggacaggagagaggcagCAGGAGGAGGGCATCAGCAATGTAAAGCTCACGTTCAGTGAGTCATCCACTGAAGGCTCAGACTTATTTGATTGGTTACCCAGTGGAACGGACACTCGTGATTGGTGGCCCAGTATGGTGGACTTTCAGACTTGTTCTTGGCCAAACTGGTCTTTTTGCAGGCCTTGTCTGGtgatttgtattattttctattCTCACACAATTAATATGGGTCTggattatttttctgtgttttggtcATCTTTGTCCTCAGGCAGACTGCAAAACATTGATATGTTATACTTTTGGTAACTGACACTAGTGTCTATTTGTGTTTCTCTGCGATTCATTCctaattgcttatttatttatgagctTCATCAGTTCAAAACTGTTTGTTGAAGAAAATATGTAATCATGCTGAAAAGAATAAATCTGCATTGTCAATCTGGTTAGACTCAGCCCCTGAATTCTGCTGCTCTGGATatgtgggtaatgtagtttcCTGCTCTTATGAAGATAGTAAAGGAGGCATGGTCAGTATGACGGGTTGTGATGCAACAGCGCATGAATTAAGTATTTCTGCTTCCTTGTAGTTCATTCTTATGGCGGTAAAGCTCTTGAACACCAAACACAAgcattgtgtcttttttttgtctatttttttttttttttttaaataaaggtttgaTTTTTGCTCAGACTTCCACTAAGATTATCTAGGTGAAATGAAAAGTGCAATGCACTCCTGAGAAAATATATGCTTCAAAACATGGCTGGAGTGCTGTTCACacagcataataataattacgTCTACAGTTTGTCAACAGAGAAAAAGGTT harbors:
- the LOC118218702 gene encoding ADP-ribosylation factor-like protein 1: MGGIFSSLFSGLFGTREMRILILGLDGAGKTTILYRLQVGEVVTTIPTIGFNVETVTYKNLKFQVWDLGGQTSIRPYWRCYYSNTDAVIYVVDSSDRDRMGISKSELVAMLEEEELKKAILVVFANKQDMEQAMTPTEVANSLGLPALKDRKWQIFKTSATKGTGLDEAMEWLVESLKSRQ